From one Sulfurimonas sp. HSL-3221 genomic stretch:
- a CDS encoding metallophosphoesterase — protein MLHYCIIGDVHGYYDKLMRLIAQLPKEARLVFVGDLIDRGPDSAKVIAFVREGGHFCVRGNHETFMLSQRPENGRRWEANDAYHLWMQNGGNATLASYGLHDYPSLRQEGSTPLLRPFFRDITWLETLPYYLELEGCSVAGRRVVVSHASVSRIWPKRQSDREAFNRDVLINRDPPAPLPGIYNVFGHTPFRTPTLYDYAARIDTGPYLYGTLSALEVPSLKLFGST, from the coding sequence ATGCTACACTACTGCATCATCGGCGACGTCCACGGCTACTATGACAAACTGATGCGCCTCATCGCCCAACTGCCGAAGGAAGCGCGGCTCGTCTTCGTCGGCGACCTCATCGACCGCGGGCCGGATTCGGCAAAGGTCATCGCCTTTGTACGCGAAGGCGGACACTTCTGCGTACGGGGGAATCACGAAACGTTCATGCTGTCGCAGCGCCCCGAAAACGGGCGGCGATGGGAAGCGAACGATGCCTATCATCTCTGGATGCAAAACGGTGGCAACGCGACCCTCGCCTCGTACGGACTGCACGACTATCCCTCGTTACGGCAGGAAGGAAGCACCCCTCTGCTCCGCCCTTTTTTCCGCGATATTACGTGGCTGGAGACGCTGCCTTACTACCTTGAGCTCGAGGGGTGCAGCGTGGCCGGCCGCCGGGTCGTCGTCTCCCACGCCTCCGTGTCACGCATCTGGCCAAAGCGCCAAAGCGACCGTGAGGCCTTCAACCGCGACGTCCTCATTAACCGCGATCCCCCCGCGCCGCTCCCCGGCATCTACAACGTCTTCGGACACACCCCTTTTCGCACGCCTACGCTTTACGATTACGCGGCGCGCATCGACACAGGCCCCTATCTCTACGGCACGCTTAGCGCCCTCGAAGTGCCGTCGCTCAAACTGTTTGGCAGCACCTGA
- a CDS encoding HlyD family secretion protein, which translates to MNNPFFKRAGIVLLLAAAAGALYFILLRLEGPSLPETIAMGNGRIEATMVDIETKLPGRLDEITVHEGDMVKKGDLMAVMDTDELDARYAQALAQVRQAEQQRKLALSVVKQRESERTLARKNLERSKNLYVNKNIPLVQLQQHESALNVTEAALEAARAQVVSAEAAIDAARAQADTIKANLEESRLYAPIDGRVLYRLREPGEIIGGGGKVLTLLDLTDVYMTIFLPTAQAGRIDVGSEARIILDARPDVTIPATVTFVSPQAQFTPKEIETQSEREKLMFRIKVKVDEALLRRYLERVKIGLPGSAYVRMDAQTPWPERLNRLPGDDPTP; encoded by the coding sequence ATGAATAACCCATTTTTCAAACGTGCGGGCATCGTTCTGCTGCTGGCCGCTGCGGCCGGTGCCCTCTATTTCATACTGCTCCGGTTAGAAGGGCCTTCCCTGCCGGAGACGATCGCGATGGGTAACGGGCGCATCGAGGCGACGATGGTCGATATTGAAACGAAACTGCCCGGAAGGCTTGACGAGATCACCGTACACGAGGGGGACATGGTCAAAAAAGGGGACCTGATGGCGGTGATGGACACCGACGAGCTTGATGCCCGTTACGCCCAGGCCCTGGCGCAGGTACGCCAGGCGGAGCAGCAGCGCAAACTCGCACTCTCCGTGGTCAAGCAGCGTGAGAGTGAACGGACCCTTGCGCGCAAAAACCTTGAACGCTCCAAGAATCTCTATGTTAACAAGAACATCCCGCTGGTACAGCTGCAGCAGCACGAGTCGGCCCTGAACGTTACCGAAGCTGCCCTGGAGGCGGCGCGTGCGCAGGTCGTCAGTGCGGAAGCCGCCATTGATGCGGCGCGGGCGCAGGCGGATACGATCAAGGCAAACCTCGAAGAGAGCCGGCTCTACGCGCCCATCGACGGACGGGTCCTCTACAGGCTCCGCGAACCCGGGGAGATCATCGGCGGTGGCGGAAAGGTGCTGACACTGCTGGATCTGACCGACGTCTATATGACGATTTTCCTGCCGACGGCTCAGGCGGGGCGCATCGACGTCGGCAGCGAGGCGCGGATCATCCTGGATGCGCGTCCCGATGTCACGATCCCGGCGACGGTGACCTTCGTCTCCCCGCAGGCGCAGTTCACTCCCAAAGAGATCGAAACGCAGAGCGAGCGCGAAAAGCTGATGTTCCGGATCAAGGTGAAAGTCGACGAAGCCCTGCTGCGCCGCTATCTTGAGCGGGTCAAGATCGGACTGCCGGGGAGCGCCTATGTCCGCATGGACGCGCAGACACCGTGGCCCGAGCGCCTGAACCGCCTGCCGGGGGATGATCCGACGCCATGA
- a CDS encoding DUF2202 domain-containing protein, whose translation MINARREFLGKVAKTGAVLLAGGATVLHANGSAKSDTDPVLSDDQRDTLFYIYQEEKVARDVYITLGERYPEESTFALIQLSEQSHIEAVGALCVSYGIDISYVDLDAVGVFELPALQNLYDACVAQGNISRLEGLKVGELIELTDLDDLESAAAGMPEDVVSVFENLKEGSESHLDAFRRAIARLEA comes from the coding sequence ATGATTAATGCGAGGCGCGAGTTTCTCGGTAAAGTGGCAAAAACGGGGGCAGTGCTCTTGGCAGGAGGCGCGACGGTGCTGCACGCAAACGGGAGTGCGAAGAGCGATACCGATCCGGTTTTGAGCGATGATCAGCGCGATACGCTGTTTTATATCTACCAAGAAGAGAAAGTGGCGCGCGACGTCTACATCACACTGGGGGAACGCTACCCGGAAGAGAGCACATTCGCATTGATCCAGCTCTCCGAGCAGAGCCATATCGAAGCCGTCGGAGCACTGTGTGTAAGCTATGGGATCGATATCTCCTATGTCGACCTTGACGCTGTCGGTGTGTTCGAGCTTCCGGCGCTGCAAAATCTCTACGACGCCTGTGTCGCGCAGGGGAATATCTCACGCTTGGAAGGGCTGAAAGTCGGCGAACTGATCGAGCTGACGGACCTGGACGATCTGGAATCGGCGGCCGCCGGGATGCCCGAGGATGTGGTGTCGGTCTTTGAAAACCTCAAAGAGGGGAGCGAAAGCCACCTCGATGCCTTCCGCCGGGCCATCGCCCGTCTCGAGGCCTAA
- a CDS encoding TetR/AcrR family transcriptional regulator gives MTKSVPDTKRVKLLEMAAQMLEREGFQQFKVAELAKAGSVSISTVYAMFGSKEGIYLAYIEAKIAMLFEGIDRLNADDPVLQLQHYASMIFEMVQQGRLVLEEGVRNNPLFFSALGNEFPQSAQKLYAFLASCFSKINPNLDQRAAQLCAYAFNGQLHGYLQFWVVAGGDPQALAEQLCDTFICQTRGSYTDAQHKTADKKRGIR, from the coding sequence ATGACAAAGAGCGTACCGGACACGAAAAGAGTGAAACTGCTGGAAATGGCCGCGCAGATGTTGGAGCGTGAGGGTTTTCAGCAGTTCAAAGTAGCGGAGCTGGCCAAAGCCGGATCCGTTTCCATCAGTACTGTTTATGCGATGTTCGGTTCGAAAGAGGGCATATACCTTGCCTACATCGAAGCGAAAATCGCAATGCTCTTTGAAGGGATTGACCGTTTAAACGCGGACGATCCTGTCCTACAGTTGCAGCATTATGCCTCCATGATCTTCGAGATGGTGCAGCAGGGCAGACTTGTATTGGAAGAGGGGGTACGAAACAACCCGCTTTTTTTCAGTGCCCTTGGGAACGAGTTCCCGCAGAGTGCGCAAAAACTCTATGCTTTCCTGGCGTCATGTTTTTCAAAAATCAATCCAAACCTTGACCAACGGGCGGCCCAACTGTGCGCCTATGCCTTCAACGGACAGCTGCACGGTTACCTGCAATTCTGGGTGGTAGCAGGCGGAGACCCGCAGGCACTCGCCGAGCAGTTGTGCGATACCTTCATCTGCCAGACGAGAGGGTCTTACACGGACGCACAGCATAAAACCGCTGACAAAAAAAGGGGGATCAGATGA
- a CDS encoding ABC transporter ATP-binding protein, protein MIELNIHKMLQGSSGDMPLDIALSIREKSFVALAGQSGSGKTTLLRLLAGLERAEGEISVAGETWLGKKTMLPPQKRGIGFVFQDYALFPNMSVEQNLLYVNNDRAHAAILLEMTGLLELKERLPGTLSGGQKQRVALCRALMNRPKLLLMDEPLSALDPAMRLKLQHDILTLHKAFGTTTVMVSHDPSEIYRLAERVVVLEHGRIVHDGTPGEVLLRTSGSQKFTLEGELLDIIRADVIYIAVVAIGQQIVEVVCDKEEAAQFEVGQTVQVSTKAFAPTIQHARQGSERL, encoded by the coding sequence ATGATCGAACTGAACATCCATAAAATGCTGCAGGGCAGCAGCGGCGACATGCCGCTGGATATCGCGCTCTCCATCCGGGAAAAGAGTTTTGTGGCACTGGCGGGGCAGAGCGGGAGCGGGAAGACGACGCTGCTGCGGCTGCTGGCCGGCCTGGAGCGTGCGGAAGGGGAGATCAGCGTCGCCGGCGAGACGTGGCTGGGCAAAAAGACCATGCTGCCGCCGCAGAAACGGGGGATCGGCTTCGTCTTCCAGGACTATGCGCTTTTTCCGAATATGAGCGTCGAACAGAACCTGCTTTACGTCAACAACGACCGCGCCCATGCCGCCATCTTACTGGAGATGACGGGGTTGCTCGAGCTCAAAGAGCGTCTTCCGGGGACGCTCAGCGGCGGGCAGAAGCAGCGCGTTGCGCTCTGCCGCGCCCTGATGAACCGTCCGAAACTGCTGCTGATGGACGAGCCGCTCTCCGCACTGGACCCTGCCATGCGGCTGAAGCTGCAGCATGACATCCTTACCCTGCACAAGGCGTTCGGCACGACGACGGTGATGGTCAGCCACGATCCCAGCGAGATCTACCGTCTGGCGGAGCGGGTCGTGGTCCTTGAACACGGGCGTATCGTGCATGACGGGACCCCAGGCGAGGTGCTGCTGCGGACCAGCGGCAGCCAGAAGTTCACCCTGGAAGGTGAGCTGCTTGACATTATTCGCGCCGACGTCATCTACATCGCCGTCGTGGCCATCGGGCAGCAGATCGTCGAAGTCGTCTGCGACAAAGAGGAGGCGGCACAGTTCGAAGTCGGTCAAACCGTGCAGGTGAGCACCAAGGCCTTTGCCCCGACGATACAGCATGCGAGACAGGGGAGCGAGCGTCTCTGA
- the rbbA gene encoding ribosome-associated ATPase/putative transporter RbbA, whose protein sequence is MNSVVTLAEISHRYGKTQALEGVNLEIPAGKMVGFIGPDGVGKSTLLGLISGVRRIEAGRVEVFGGDMADARYRASVCPRIAYMPQGLGKNLYMSLSVYENVEFFGRLFAQGRAEREARITELLESTGLAPFKARPAGKLSGGMKQKLGLCCALIHDPDLLILDEPTTGVDPLSRRQFWELIERIRSHREGMSVVIATAYMEEAERFDWLVAMDEGHVLATGTPDALRKQTGTETLDEAFIRLLPEHKRRGHETLVVPPGNFADAEEAIAAEGLTMHFGDFTAVDHVSFRIKRGEIFGFLGSNGCGKTTTMKMLTGLLHPSEGEAWLFGVRSERHDLATRNKVGYMTQSFSLYAELTVRQNLVLHAELFHLPTQEVETRVDEMIERFKLEAYEHSYPDGMPLGIRQRLSLAVAVVHRPQMLILDEPTSGVDPVSRDSFWELLIDLARHDGVTIFISTHFMNEGERCDRISLMHQGRVLASDTPASLIRSRGKTGLEEAFIDYLEEAIGEGEKGQSAVEPTPEPHRVRTPNRFFSPMRLFGYSYRETLELLRDPVRLTFAVFGTVLLMLTLGFGITMDVEDLHFAVLDRDQSPQSRDYVQSLAGSRYFLERPPLHSQADLDRRMRSGEVAVALEIPPGFGRDVTRGQQTQIGVWIDGAMPFRAETILGYIRGMHYNYLTELTRRTLGYVPALSPVDIEMRYRYNQDFKSIFAMVPAIIPILLVFIPSILMALSVVREKELGSITNFYATPVTRLEFLLGKQLPYIAVSMVGFFGLVMIAVLLFGVPLKGSLMTLSLGALLFVTITTGLGLLMSAFTRTQVAALAATAILTLLPTISFSGLSEPVSSLEGAGRVIGEIYPATYFINISRGVFSKALTLSDLSRDFAALAAAVVIITLLSIAALKQQEQ, encoded by the coding sequence ATGAACAGTGTGGTCACCCTTGCAGAAATCTCCCACCGCTACGGCAAGACTCAGGCGCTCGAAGGCGTCAACCTGGAGATTCCGGCAGGCAAGATGGTGGGCTTTATCGGCCCCGACGGCGTGGGAAAATCGACGCTGCTCGGGCTGATCTCCGGGGTCCGGCGCATCGAAGCGGGGCGCGTGGAGGTGTTCGGGGGTGACATGGCCGATGCACGCTACCGCGCATCGGTCTGCCCGCGCATCGCCTACATGCCGCAGGGCCTCGGCAAGAACCTCTATATGTCCCTGTCGGTGTATGAAAACGTCGAGTTCTTCGGCCGCCTGTTCGCCCAGGGACGTGCGGAGCGCGAAGCGCGGATCACGGAGCTGCTGGAGAGCACGGGACTGGCCCCGTTCAAAGCGCGGCCGGCCGGGAAGCTTTCGGGCGGGATGAAGCAGAAACTTGGGCTCTGCTGCGCTCTGATCCACGACCCGGACCTGCTGATCCTCGACGAACCGACGACGGGGGTTGACCCGCTGTCGCGGCGGCAGTTCTGGGAGCTGATCGAACGCATCCGCTCCCACAGGGAGGGGATGAGCGTGGTTATCGCCACGGCTTATATGGAGGAGGCGGAACGCTTCGACTGGCTGGTGGCGATGGACGAAGGGCATGTGCTGGCCACCGGGACCCCCGATGCCTTGCGGAAGCAGACCGGTACGGAGACGCTCGACGAAGCGTTTATCCGCCTGCTGCCCGAACACAAACGCCGGGGGCATGAAACCCTCGTCGTCCCCCCGGGCAACTTTGCGGACGCGGAGGAAGCCATCGCCGCGGAGGGGCTGACGATGCATTTTGGCGATTTTACGGCGGTGGATCATGTCAGTTTCCGGATCAAACGCGGCGAGATCTTCGGTTTTCTCGGCTCCAACGGCTGCGGGAAGACGACGACGATGAAGATGCTGACCGGACTGCTGCACCCCAGCGAGGGGGAGGCGTGGCTTTTCGGCGTCCGGAGCGAGCGTCACGACCTCGCAACGCGGAACAAAGTCGGCTACATGACCCAGTCTTTCTCGCTCTACGCGGAACTGACAGTGCGGCAGAACCTCGTGCTGCACGCCGAGCTCTTTCACCTTCCCACGCAGGAGGTCGAGACGAGGGTCGACGAGATGATCGAACGCTTCAAGCTCGAAGCCTACGAGCACAGCTACCCCGACGGGATGCCGCTCGGCATCAGGCAGCGCCTCTCCCTTGCCGTCGCCGTCGTGCACCGGCCGCAGATGCTCATTCTCGACGAGCCGACCTCGGGCGTCGACCCCGTGTCGCGCGACAGCTTCTGGGAGCTGCTGATTGACCTAGCGCGTCACGACGGTGTCACGATCTTTATCTCCACCCACTTCATGAACGAGGGCGAGCGCTGCGACCGTATTTCGCTGATGCATCAGGGGAGGGTCCTGGCCAGTGATACGCCGGCATCACTCATCCGCTCCCGGGGGAAGACGGGCCTTGAAGAGGCCTTTATTGATTACCTCGAAGAGGCGATCGGGGAGGGGGAGAAGGGGCAGAGCGCTGTGGAGCCGACGCCGGAGCCGCACCGTGTGAGGACGCCTAACCGTTTCTTCAGCCCGATGCGCCTTTTCGGCTACAGTTACCGCGAAACGCTTGAGCTGCTGCGCGACCCGGTCCGGCTCACTTTCGCCGTGTTCGGGACTGTGCTGCTGATGCTCACTTTGGGGTTCGGGATCACAATGGACGTCGAGGACCTCCATTTCGCCGTGCTTGACCGGGATCAGAGCCCCCAGAGCCGCGACTACGTCCAGAGCCTGGCGGGGTCGCGCTATTTTCTCGAGCGGCCGCCGCTGCATTCGCAGGCGGACCTGGACCGGCGCATGCGCAGCGGGGAGGTCGCCGTCGCTCTCGAGATTCCCCCGGGCTTCGGCAGGGATGTGACGCGGGGACAGCAGACGCAGATCGGTGTCTGGATCGACGGCGCGATGCCGTTCCGCGCCGAAACGATCCTTGGCTACATCCGCGGGATGCACTACAACTACCTGACGGAGCTGACACGCCGGACGCTGGGCTATGTCCCCGCGCTGTCGCCCGTCGACATCGAGATGCGCTACCGCTATAACCAGGACTTCAAAAGTATCTTCGCGATGGTGCCTGCGATCATCCCGATCCTGCTGGTCTTCATTCCGTCGATCCTGATGGCACTGAGCGTTGTGCGGGAGAAGGAGCTGGGTTCCATCACCAACTTCTACGCCACCCCGGTCACGCGCCTTGAGTTCCTGCTGGGTAAGCAGCTCCCCTACATCGCGGTGAGCATGGTCGGTTTTTTCGGATTGGTCATGATCGCCGTCCTGCTGTTCGGGGTCCCGCTCAAAGGGAGCCTGATGACATTGAGCCTTGGAGCGCTGCTTTTTGTGACGATCACGACGGGCCTCGGGCTGCTCATGTCCGCGTTTACCCGGACCCAGGTCGCCGCTCTGGCGGCGACGGCCATTCTGACGCTGCTGCCGACTATCAGCTTCTCGGGGCTCAGCGAACCCGTCAGCTCGCTTGAAGGGGCGGGGCGTGTCATCGGTGAGATCTACCCGGCAACCTACTTCATCAACATCAGCCGCGGCGTCTTCAGCAAGGCGCTCACCCTCAGTGACCTCTCCCGCGACTTCGCGGCCCTGGCGGCGGCGGTCGTCATCATCACGCTGCTGAGCATCGCGGCGTTGAAGCAGCAGGAGCAATAG
- a CDS encoding TolC family protein: MTTGCRRWGAVALLLFPVLASALNVGIVADRYDEAFARDRAALVTEVKQLAPNPSELLFPETMQMEGGGDTARTAAAIERLQKDSKVDMIVLLGTLAGEVALSKGAMQKPTVIPFAEGAGLRGIAPEGDGSGVRNVNFVLGHSTFGAALERYREIVPFEQASLLVDARVLALFPEMAARAAERAEAQGVRLAVLPVAADGSYSLAEGSGAVLLGEMSGLAAAARTALMDDLRREKLPVFSLGFEPGVGSGVLADLFVPDERLRRLRRSALNIVAIAGGGAAERQSVAFEAQSVLRIDMAVARAMQISPPFRVLAQARLLHESADDGKAMDLVSAAETALKQNLYVIAGKLGVREGEESIDEVRSVLLPQLSAELLYTQRNGDNVYVEGGFYAEKSTDGTLKLQQILFSERALARLAVQQSLQEGRRAQQRGLELEVVRQATTAFLQTHVATTLLDIRRENERLMQANLAMARQRVDAGMTDLSDVYQWESEIAVATQARLRAEADVARAYEQLNRILHRPITDRYALTEVTLEDPALVISDSGLLGRISNAVSFERLNAFYVAEAQKVSPDLDAVEAQLSAQRRQYRSDRRAYWSPDIALYGEVTHVFDETRTPGAAFSLEDETNWMAGVSLSLPLFEGGGRSARAARSDLGVRRLEADRLERLSALEQRIRGDLHTLRAAYPAIALAQSAAGSARKSYNLVRENYALGNRTLADLLVAQNAALSADFGAVNTRYRFLVDLMQLQYDGGRFDFFMNPEARRDFITRLRHALVTPEAYPLKKETYE, encoded by the coding sequence ATGACAACCGGATGTAGACGTTGGGGCGCAGTGGCGCTGCTTCTGTTTCCCGTTTTGGCTTCCGCCCTCAATGTGGGCATCGTCGCGGACCGTTACGATGAAGCATTTGCCCGGGACCGGGCGGCACTGGTGACGGAAGTGAAACAGCTCGCCCCTAACCCGTCAGAACTCCTTTTCCCGGAGACAATGCAGATGGAAGGAGGGGGCGACACTGCCCGTACCGCTGCCGCGATCGAACGCCTGCAAAAGGATTCGAAGGTCGACATGATCGTCCTCCTGGGTACGCTGGCGGGGGAGGTCGCCCTCTCAAAGGGTGCCATGCAAAAGCCGACGGTGATCCCCTTTGCGGAAGGTGCCGGCCTGCGGGGGATCGCACCGGAAGGGGACGGGAGCGGTGTCCGCAACGTCAACTTTGTCCTGGGCCATAGCACGTTCGGTGCGGCACTGGAGCGCTACCGCGAAATCGTACCGTTCGAGCAGGCATCGCTGCTGGTCGATGCACGTGTCCTTGCGCTCTTCCCGGAAATGGCGGCGCGTGCCGCGGAGCGGGCGGAAGCACAGGGGGTCAGGCTCGCGGTGCTGCCGGTGGCCGCCGATGGGAGCTACAGTCTCGCCGAAGGAAGCGGGGCGGTGCTGCTTGGGGAGATGTCGGGGCTCGCTGCGGCAGCACGCACGGCGCTGATGGATGACCTCCGCCGGGAGAAGCTTCCCGTGTTCTCGCTCGGTTTCGAACCCGGGGTGGGGTCGGGCGTGCTGGCCGATCTCTTCGTCCCCGATGAACGCCTGCGGCGTCTGCGTCGCAGTGCCCTGAATATCGTGGCGATCGCCGGGGGAGGGGCGGCGGAGCGCCAGAGCGTCGCTTTCGAAGCGCAGAGCGTGCTGCGCATCGATATGGCGGTCGCGCGCGCCATGCAGATCTCGCCGCCCTTCCGTGTCCTGGCACAGGCGCGCCTGCTGCATGAGTCGGCCGATGACGGCAAAGCGATGGACCTGGTCAGCGCAGCGGAGACGGCGCTCAAGCAGAACCTCTATGTGATCGCCGGCAAACTGGGGGTTCGGGAAGGGGAAGAGAGCATAGATGAGGTACGTTCGGTCCTGTTGCCCCAATTGAGTGCCGAGCTGCTCTACACCCAGCGCAACGGCGACAACGTCTACGTCGAAGGGGGGTTCTACGCCGAGAAGAGTACGGACGGTACGTTAAAGCTGCAACAGATCCTCTTCTCGGAGAGGGCGCTGGCCAGGCTGGCGGTGCAACAATCGCTGCAGGAAGGGCGCAGGGCGCAGCAGCGCGGGCTGGAACTGGAGGTGGTCCGACAGGCGACCACGGCGTTTTTGCAGACGCACGTAGCCACAACACTGCTCGATATCCGCCGGGAGAACGAGCGGCTGATGCAGGCCAACCTTGCGATGGCAAGACAGCGTGTCGATGCGGGGATGACGGACCTCTCCGACGTCTACCAGTGGGAGAGCGAGATCGCGGTGGCGACACAGGCGCGGTTGCGGGCCGAGGCCGATGTTGCCAGGGCGTATGAACAGCTCAACCGTATCCTGCACCGGCCCATCACCGACAGGTACGCATTGACAGAAGTGACCCTGGAAGATCCTGCCCTCGTGATCAGCGATAGCGGTCTGCTCGGACGTATCAGTAACGCCGTGTCGTTCGAACGGCTAAACGCGTTTTATGTCGCCGAGGCACAGAAGGTTTCGCCGGACCTGGATGCGGTCGAAGCGCAGCTTTCGGCGCAGCGCCGGCAATACCGTTCCGATCGGCGGGCCTACTGGTCCCCGGATATCGCGCTGTACGGCGAAGTGACCCATGTCTTCGACGAGACCCGTACGCCGGGTGCGGCGTTCAGCCTGGAGGATGAGACCAACTGGATGGCGGGGGTGTCGCTCTCCCTGCCGCTGTTCGAGGGCGGGGGGCGCAGCGCCCGTGCCGCACGCTCAGACTTGGGGGTCAGACGGCTGGAAGCGGACCGCCTCGAGCGGCTGTCGGCACTGGAACAGCGGATCCGGGGGGACCTGCATACGCTGCGTGCCGCGTACCCGGCGATAGCACTGGCGCAGTCGGCGGCCGGAAGCGCACGCAAAAGCTACAACCTTGTGCGGGAGAATTACGCCCTGGGGAACCGGACGCTGGCGGACCTGCTTGTCGCGCAGAATGCGGCCCTCTCCGCCGATTTCGGTGCGGTGAACACCCGCTACCGTTTCCTCGTCGATCTGATGCAGCTGCAGTATGACGGCGGGCGTTTCGATTTTTTCATGAACCCGGAGGCGCGCAGAGATTTTATCACCAGACTGCGTCATGCGCTCGTAACCCCGGAAGCGTACCCGCTCAAAAAGGAAACCTATGAATAA
- a CDS encoding APC family permease: protein MQTSRKSIGLVGAVAIGIGGMVGGGIFAVLGEAVSLSRGATPLAFLFGGIVALLTALSYARLSVAYPGRGGTVTYIDNAFGNTLASGSVNLMLWLSYLVTIALYAVAFAAYAHTFFPDGPPLLRHILISAAIVLPTAINLVSSTFVSRSESFIVGIKMLLLAVIIVSSLPYLQAAPFEPRHWGPLFSIVSAGMIIFVAYEGFELIANASEDIADPKRNLPRAFVLSVLIVIALYVLIAAVTVSTVPEAVLEKAKDYALAVAAQPALGHGGFILVAVAALLATFSAINATIYGNARLGYTLAKDGRLPEAFDAERRNEPFIGILATMAAALLIANTFDLTEIAIIGSAGFLLIFALVNAAALKLAEATGGNRFLHLSALLLSACALAILLYHTWEENGRAVIIFGGFIALSVLFESLYGRRVRGHFLDRPY from the coding sequence GTGCAAACGTCCCGGAAAAGTATCGGTCTTGTCGGCGCCGTCGCCATCGGCATCGGCGGCATGGTCGGCGGGGGAATCTTCGCGGTGCTGGGCGAAGCGGTTTCCCTCTCCCGCGGGGCCACCCCGCTGGCCTTCCTCTTCGGCGGCATCGTTGCGCTGCTGACCGCCCTCTCCTACGCGCGCCTCTCCGTCGCCTATCCCGGGCGCGGGGGAACCGTCACTTACATCGACAATGCCTTCGGCAATACCCTCGCCTCGGGCAGCGTCAACCTCATGCTCTGGCTCAGCTACCTTGTCACCATCGCCCTCTACGCCGTCGCCTTCGCCGCCTATGCCCACACCTTTTTTCCCGACGGTCCGCCGCTGCTGCGGCATATCCTGATCTCGGCGGCCATCGTGCTGCCGACGGCCATCAACCTTGTCAGTAGCACCTTCGTCAGCCGTTCGGAGAGCTTCATCGTCGGGATAAAGATGCTGCTGCTCGCCGTCATTATCGTTTCCAGTCTCCCCTACCTCCAGGCGGCCCCTTTCGAGCCGCGCCACTGGGGACCCCTCTTCTCGATCGTCTCCGCCGGAATGATCATTTTCGTCGCCTATGAGGGGTTCGAGCTCATCGCCAACGCCTCCGAGGACATTGCCGACCCCAAGCGCAATCTTCCCCGCGCCTTCGTACTCAGCGTCCTGATCGTCATCGCCCTCTATGTGCTCATCGCCGCGGTGACGGTCAGCACCGTTCCCGAAGCGGTGCTGGAAAAGGCCAAAGATTACGCCCTGGCCGTCGCGGCGCAACCGGCACTGGGACACGGAGGGTTCATCCTCGTCGCCGTCGCCGCACTGCTGGCGACCTTCTCGGCCATCAACGCCACCATCTACGGCAATGCCCGCCTGGGCTATACCCTCGCCAAAGATGGCCGTCTGCCCGAAGCCTTCGATGCGGAACGGCGAAACGAACCTTTCATCGGCATTCTCGCCACCATGGCCGCCGCACTGCTGATCGCCAATACCTTCGACCTGACCGAGATCGCCATCATCGGCAGCGCCGGTTTTCTGCTGATCTTCGCCCTCGTCAACGCCGCGGCGCTGAAACTGGCCGAGGCGACCGGCGGCAACCGTTTTCTGCACCTGTCAGCCCTGCTGCTGAGTGCATGCGCACTGGCAATACTGCTTTATCATACCTGGGAGGAGAACGGCCGTGCCGTCATAATCTTCGGGGGGTTCATCGCTCTGTCGGTCCTCTTCGAGAGCCTCTACGGACGGAGGGTTCGGGGGCACTTTCTCGATCGCCCCTATTGA
- a CDS encoding HIT family protein codes for MKCIFCHLPENTIVDGNDLAFAFYDKYPVTRLHTLIIPKRHVADYFELTQEEIAAMHDLLQHQKARLLALDETISGFNIGINVGADAGQTIFHVHMHLIPRRRGDMDDPKGGVRGVIPRKRKY; via the coding sequence ATGAAGTGTATCTTTTGCCACCTGCCTGAAAACACGATCGTCGACGGGAACGACCTCGCGTTTGCTTTTTACGATAAATACCCGGTCACGCGATTGCACACGCTGATCATCCCGAAGCGCCACGTCGCGGACTATTTTGAACTGACGCAGGAGGAGATCGCCGCTATGCACGATCTTCTTCAGCACCAAAAAGCGCGCCTGCTTGCGTTAGATGAGACGATCAGTGGGTTCAACATCGGCATCAACGTCGGCGCCGACGCCGGCCAGACGATCTTTCATGTCCATATGCACCTGATCCCGCGCCGCCGGGGGGACATGGATGACCCCAAGGGCGGGGTTCGCGGCGTGATCCCCCGAAAACGGAAGTACTGA